One Salvelinus sp. IW2-2015 unplaced genomic scaffold, ASM291031v2 Un_scaffold2069, whole genome shotgun sequence genomic region harbors:
- the pdp1 gene encoding LOW QUALITY PROTEIN: pyruvate dehydrogenase phosphatase catalytic subunit 1 (The sequence of the model RefSeq protein was modified relative to this genomic sequence to represent the inferred CDS: inserted 1 base in 1 codon): MPVTSQLFRGFPRAXLWGSFLFPCQRQXPCXPTSHRPTXSQPHPIWPTAMPVRGYRRSPDLHSYNLTPPQVNSILKANEYSFKVPEFDGKNVSSVMGFDSNQLPANAPIEDRRSAATCLQTRGMLLGVFDGHAGCACAQALSERLFYYVAMSLMPHETLCELESAVEAGRPLSPILQWHKHPNDYFTREAQTMYFNSLRTYWQELIDLSSPGESLGPREALLSAFKRLDSDLSLEAQVGDANSFLHYWVLRVAFSGATACVAHIDGSDLYVANTGDGRAVXGVQEEDGSFSAHTLSNDHNAQNENEVARIQGEHPPSEKKTVVRQDRLLGLLMPFRAFGDVKFKWSIDLQRGVLESGPDQLHDNEHTKFIPPNYHTPPYLTAEPEITHHRLRPQDRFLVLGTDGLWETLHRQEVVRIVGEYLTGVHQRQPLTVGGYHVTLGQMQGLLAERKARASLAFQDQNAATHLIRHAVGNNEFGAVDHETLSKMLSLPEELARMYRDDITIIITQFNPHVVGHQRQGGES; this comes from the exons ATGCCCGTGACATCACAGCTGTTCCGAGGCTTCCCTCGGGCGARGCTCTGGGGTTCCTTCCTGTTCCCATGCCAACGSCAGCYCCCCTGCYGCCCCACCTCCCACCGGCCCACCTYGTCGCAGCCCCACCCCATATGGCCGACAGCCATGCCCGTGCGTGGCTATAGGAGGAGCCCTGACCTCCACAGCTACAATCTCACCCCCCCACAGGTCAACTCAATCCTCAAAGCCAACGAGTACAGCTTCAAG GTTCCRGAGTTTGATGGTAAGAATGTGTCGTCGGTGATGGGGTTCGACAGTAACCAGCTGCCTGCCAAYGCACCCATCGAGGACCGGCGCAGCGCTGCCACCTGTCTGCAGACGCGGGGGATGCTGCTGGGAGTGTTCGACGGCCATGCGGGCTGTGCCTGTGCACAG GcgctgagtgagaggttgttcTACTACGTAGCCATGTCCTTGATGCCCCATGAGACCCTGTGTGAGCTGGAGTCGGCAGTAGAGGCAGGCAGACCCCTCAGCCCCATCCTGCAGTGGCACAAACACCCCAACGACTACTTCACCAGGGAAGCACAGACTATGTACTTCAACAGCCTCAGAACCTACTGGCAGGAACTCATAGACCtcagcag TCCAGGGGAGAGCCTAGGGCCCAGAGAGGCGTTGCTGAGTGCCTTTAAGAGACTGGACAGTGACCTGTCTCTGGAGGCTCAG gtgggagatgcCAATTCCTTCCTCCACTACTGGGTTCTGAGAGTGGCCTTCTCTGGAGCGACTGCCTGCGTAGCTCACATCGATGGATCCGACCT GTATGTAGCGAACACGGGCGACGGCCGGGCGG CTGGGGTCCAGGAGGAGGACGGCTCGTTCAGCGCTCACACGCTCTCCAACGACCACAACGCCCAGAATGAGAACGAGGTGGCCCGCATCCAGGGGGAGCACCCCCCCTCTGAGAAGAAGACTGTCGTACGACAG gaCCGGTTGTTGGGCCTGCTGATGCCGTTCCGTGCATTTGGAGATGTGAAGTTCAAGTGGAGCATTGACTTGCAGCGAGGTGTGTTGGAGTCAGGACCAGACCAGCTCCATGACAACGAACACACCAAGTTCATCCCCCCCAATTACCACACCCCTCCCTACCTCACGGCCGAGCCTGAGATCACACACCACCGCCTCCGACCTCAGGACCGCTTCCTG GTGCTGGGTACAGACGGGCTGTGGGAGACGCTCCACCGACAGGAGGTGGTCCGGATCGTAGGGGAGTATCTAACGGGGGTCCACCAGCGCCAGCCCCTCACCGTGGGGGGTTACCATGTCACCCTGGGACAGATGCAGGGGCTGCTGGCTGAGAGGAAGGCCCGTGCCTCCTTGGCGTTCCAGGACCAGAACGCTGCCACCCACCTGATTCGCCACGCGGTGGGCAACAATGAGTTTGGAGCAGTGGACCACGAGACGCTGTCCAAGATGCTGTCTCTGCCTGAGGAACTGGCCCGCATGTACCGCGAcgacatcaccatcatcatcacacagTTCAACCCACACGTGGTTGGACACCAGCGCCAAGGGGGGGAGTCCTGA
- the LOC112072878 gene encoding pyruvate dehydrogenase [acetyl-transferring]-phosphatase 1, mitochondrial-like — protein MSLMPHETLCELESAVEAGRPLSPILQWHKHPNDYFTREAQTMYFNSLRTYWQELIDLSSPGESLGPREALLSAFKRLDSDLSLEAQVGDANSFLHYWFLRVAFSGATACVAHIDGPTCTYSSPQPRISLLAPICTAWSPSRNGRRPGGAGVQEEDGSFSAHTLSNDHNAQNENEVARIQGEHPPSEKKTVVRQV, from the exons ATGTCCTTGATGCCCCATGAGACCCTGTGTGAGCTGGAGTCGGCAGTAGAGGCAGGCAGACCCCTCAGCCCCATCCTGCAGTGGCACAAACACCCCAACGACTACTTCACCAGGGAAGCACAGACTATGTACTTCAACAGCCTCAGAACCTACTGGCAGGAACTCATAGACCtcagcag TCCAGGGGAGAGCCTAGGGCCCAGAGAGGCGTTGCTGAGTGCCTTTAAGAGACTGGACAGTGACCTGTCTCTGGAGGCTCAG GTGGGAGATGCCAATTCCTTCCTCCACTACTGGTTTCTGAGAGTGGCCTTCTCTGGAGCGACTGCCTGCGTAGCTCACATCGATGGTCCGACCTGTACGTACTCTAGTCCACAGCCACGGATCTCTCTGTTGGCTCCCATATGTACTGCCTGGTCTccatct CGAAACGGGCGACGGCCGGGCGGTGCTGGGGTCCAGGAGGAGGACGGCTCGTTCAGCGCTCACACGCTCTCCAACGACCACAACGCCCAGAATGAGAACGAGGTGGCCCGCATCCAGGGGGAGCACCCCCCCTCTGAGAAGAAGACTGTCGTACGACAG GTGTAG